CGGACCCCCGTCCGTTCCCGTCCAGTGTGCCACGGCACCGACGGCACCGACGGCACCGACGGCACCGACGGCACCGACGGCTTCCGCGCCAGCCGCGCGCCCACCGGCGGCCGAGCTGCGGGTCAGCCCTGGACGGTGAGCGCTCCCGACTGCAGGACGACCCGCCCGTCCTTCGGCAGCCACACCTGGAGTCCGCCGACCTCAGCGACCGAGAACCGCGACCGCTCGGAGTCGAACAGCTGCGTCACGGCCCCGGACGGCGGGAAGCGTCGGTCGTTCCCGACCACGATCGCGACGTACGGCCCCTGGTCGGCCCGGGTGGTGCCGCGCTCGGCGACGTACGGCACGAAGAGCCCCGGGGTCGCCGACACGAACAGGATCTTGCCGTCCGGCACGTGCTGTTCCTCGAGGTAGTCCCCGAGCAGCGCGATGCCCGTCGGGTGCTGGCGTGCGATGTCCTGGCTGAGCCGGACGGACGGCACGACGAGCGAGACGACCAGCACGAGCGACAGCGCCGTCGCGACCGGGACCGCCCGCCGCACCGGCACACGCGGCAGTCGCGCCAGCCCGATCGCGGCCAGGACCAGCAGGAACGGCATCCACGCCGAGTAGTACGTGGGCAGCGCGATCTTCGCGACGACCACGTAGAAGCCCACGAGCAACGCCAGGGCGATGCCGACGTACGCGACGAGCCGGTCGGCCCGGATCGCCAGCGCTGCGACGACCCCGACGGCGAGGACGACGATCAGCAGCACCCCCGTGCCGGCCTCCATGAAGTGCAGGTTCGCCCACCACGGGGCGAACCGGTAGACGGTGCCGCCGATGGTGATCGGGTGGCCGGTGGTGTTCTGCCCCTCCTGGAACTCGATCATGTACCGGATCGCGGACCGGATGCCCATCGGCACGTACGACACGACGAACACCAGCCCGAACGCGGCCGCCCACATCGCGCCGCCGACGAGCAGTCGACGCCATGCCCGGAACAGCACGGGCAGCAGCAGGAACACCGGCAGCAGCACCACGGTGGAGACCTTCGACGTCACCGACAGGGCCATCAGTGCACCGGACACCGGCGCGAGCCACCACCGGTCGCCGCGCATCCACACCCACGCCGTGGCCACCGCGAGCACGGCGAACGCGGTCATCACCGGGTCGAGCAGTGCCAGACGGTCGACACGCGGACCGGCACCACCGCGCGGCGTCAGCCACCAGAGGGCGGCGGCGAGCAGGGCGCCCCAGTAGCCGATCTCGCGCCGCAGCCACCAGTCCAGCGCGACGCCGACGCCGAAGGTCAGCAGGGCGACGAGCACCCGTGGACCGATCGGACCCTGCCCGGCGACGAGCTGCGCGAGACCGAACAGGTACTTCGCGGTCGGGGGGTGCTCGCGGTTGAACGAGAAGTCGCCGTGCACGTACTGCCACCCGGCGCGGAGGTAGATGTCCTCGTCGCCGGTGATGTTGGGCCCGCCGATGTTCCAGAAGCACTGGTAGAGGGCCCAGAGCAGGACCACGGCCGCCACTCCTGCCCGGATGCGGAGGTCACCGGCGAGTGCGGACAGTCGTGAGGGCACCGTCCGAACCTAGTTGCTCGGCCGCTCCCGAGCGAACCAGCCCGGTCAGCCGGCGTCCGGTGTCCGACCCGGCAGATCGACCGTGAACGCCGTCCGTCCCGCCTCCGAGGCGACTCGGACGAGCCCGTCGTGCGCGGACACGACGGCCCGGACGATCGCCAGCCCGAGGCCGCTCGTGCCGTGCTCGCGGGACCGGGACGCCTCGCCCCGGGTGAACCGGTCGAACAGCGTCGGGAGCACCTCGGCGGGGATGACCGGTCCGTCGTTCGCGACCACGAGACGCACGACGTCGCCGGTCCGCTGCAGGGAGACCACCACGGACGTGCCCTCCGGCGTGTGCGTCCGCGCGTTCGCCAGCAGGTTCGTCACGACCCGCCGCAGTTGCGTCGCGTCCGCGGACACCACGAGCGGGTGGTCGTCCAGCACCTGCAGCGTCCACCGGTGCCCGGGTGCGGTCGCGCGAGCGTCCATCGTCGCCTCGACGACGATCGACGTCAGGTCGACCGGCTCGCGCGCCGGTGCCGGGCCGGACGCCAGGGCGACGGCGTCGAGCCGAGCGAGCAGGAGCAGTTCCTCCACGAGGTCGCCCATCCGCACCGCCTCGCGCCCGATCCGGTCGACGTTGCGGCGGACCGCGTCGGCGTCGTCCGACGACGCCGAGAGCTCGGCGTACGCCCGCACGGTCGCGATCGGGGTCCGCAGCTCGTGCGACGCGTCGGCGACGAACGTCCGCATGCCCGTCTCGGCCTCGCGTCGGACCGTGAGCGCCCGGGCGACGTGTCCGAGGAGGCGGTTGAGCGCGGTGCCGACCTGCTCGACCTCGCGGTTCGCCGCGAGGTCCCCGGCCGAGACCCGCACCGGGATGTCCGTGTCCCCGCGCTCCAGGTCGAGCTCGGTGACGTCGGACGCCACGGCCGCCACCCGTTCGAGCGGGCGGAGCGATCGCCGGACGAGCAGGGTCAGCGCCCAGGCCGCGACGAGCAGACCGATGACCGTCACGACACCGATGACGAGCAGGAGGCGGGCGATGGCGGCGTCGAGGTCGCCGAGCGGCAGCGCGGTCACGAAGACGTCGCCGTCGTCGCCGACGGCCTGCGCCCGGTAGGTGCCGAGCTTCCCCAGGTCGACCGTCACGGGGTCGCCGTCGCTGGCGATGCGCGACAGGGTCGCCTCCTGCGCCGACGACAGCCCGTGCTGCCGGCCGCTGCTGTCCGTGTACCCGCCGAGGACGGTCGCGCCGTCCCGCAGGATCGCGACGACGGTGCCGGCGGACTGTCCGGGAGCGCCGATGAACGCGTTGTCCGGGTCCGAGCCGGAGCCGGTCGACGGGGGCGGTGGCCGTTCGCCGTCCGGTCCGCCGACGGTCCGCTCGGCAGCGGTCGCGAGTTCCGCGTCGAGCCGGTCGACCAGGTACCCGCGGAACGCGACGACCGTCACCGCTCCGAAGACGACGTTGGTCGCGACGAGCAGGAGCGCCACGGCCGCCACGATCCGCCACCGCAGCGACGGCACGCGCCGCCGACGGTCGGTGCCGTTCCGGGCCCGGGAGGCGCGGCTCGCCGTCCGCGGTCGGCTCACGTCGTCGGCCGGAGCACGTACCCAGCTCCGCGGACGGTCTGCAGCATCGGCTCGCGTCCGGCGTCGAGCTTCTTGCGCAGGTACGACACGTACATGTCCACGAGGTTGGACGACGTGCCGAAGTCCATCCCCCAGACGTTCGCCAGGAGTTGCTCCCGGGAGAGCACGCGGTTGGCGTTCCGCGCGAGGTGCCGCAGCAGCTCGTACTCGGTCGGGGTGAGGTCGATCGGTTCACCGGCGCGCGTGACCGTCCTGGCGTCCTCGTCGAGCCGGAGGTCGCCGACACTCGTCCC
The sequence above is a segment of the Curtobacterium sp. BH-2-1-1 genome. Coding sequences within it:
- a CDS encoding cell wall metabolism sensor histidine kinase WalK, coding for MSRPRTASRASRARNGTDRRRRVPSLRWRIVAAVALLLVATNVVFGAVTVVAFRGYLVDRLDAELATAAERTVGGPDGERPPPPSTGSGSDPDNAFIGAPGQSAGTVVAILRDGATVLGGYTDSSGRQHGLSSAQEATLSRIASDGDPVTVDLGKLGTYRAQAVGDDGDVFVTALPLGDLDAAIARLLLVIGVVTVIGLLVAAWALTLLVRRSLRPLERVAAVASDVTELDLERGDTDIPVRVSAGDLAANREVEQVGTALNRLLGHVARALTVRREAETGMRTFVADASHELRTPIATVRAYAELSASSDDADAVRRNVDRIGREAVRMGDLVEELLLLARLDAVALASGPAPAREPVDLTSIVVEATMDARATAPGHRWTLQVLDDHPLVVSADATQLRRVVTNLLANARTHTPEGTSVVVSLQRTGDVVRLVVANDGPVIPAEVLPTLFDRFTRGEASRSREHGTSGLGLAIVRAVVSAHDGLVRVASEAGRTAFTVDLPGRTPDAG
- a CDS encoding glycosyltransferase family 39 protein, yielding MPSRLSALAGDLRIRAGVAAVVLLWALYQCFWNIGGPNITGDEDIYLRAGWQYVHGDFSFNREHPPTAKYLFGLAQLVAGQGPIGPRVLVALLTFGVGVALDWWLRREIGYWGALLAAALWWLTPRGGAGPRVDRLALLDPVMTAFAVLAVATAWVWMRGDRWWLAPVSGALMALSVTSKVSTVVLLPVFLLLPVLFRAWRRLLVGGAMWAAAFGLVFVVSYVPMGIRSAIRYMIEFQEGQNTTGHPITIGGTVYRFAPWWANLHFMEAGTGVLLIVVLAVGVVAALAIRADRLVAYVGIALALLVGFYVVVAKIALPTYYSAWMPFLLVLAAIGLARLPRVPVRRAVPVATALSLVLVVSLVVPSVRLSQDIARQHPTGIALLGDYLEEQHVPDGKILFVSATPGLFVPYVAERGTTRADQGPYVAIVVGNDRRFPPSGAVTQLFDSERSRFSVAEVGGLQVWLPKDGRVVLQSGALTVQG